A region of the Vanrija pseudolonga chromosome 2, complete sequence genome:
GAACCATCCCGGTGGGAGCAGCAAGATCACGCGGATGCTCAGTCTAGTTGAACCACTCAGTAGGGCCGTCCCGAACGACAATGAGAGGAAGCAGCCAGGAGCCGACGTCAGAACAAGTTAGAAGACCCCCGGAACACCACACTGTCAGTCCCCAGCCCACCCAGCCGCTCGTAAATGGGTATGCAACCAACAGCTATATGCTTTACTAGCCGCCGGAAGGGTTGACGACCAAGACACAGTCCCAGACCGCTTTCTATGCCAGACGCAGATCGCAATCGTGACGTCCTCTActgcttcttgcccttgccgtacgagagcacgacgcgctcggcggcaacaCCCTCCTGCTCGATGCGGGCGTTCTcagcctgctcgacggcggcacgctcggcagccttggccttggccatGCGCTCCTTGTAGGCGTGGTACTtggcgtcggtgccgagAGAGTAGTCCCACCAGCGGAAGGAAGTCGAGAAGCAGTTGACAAAGGCCATGTGGTGGAAGTCGtggtggtcggcgccggcccagaAGGGGAGGAAGTGGCGGAGCGACCAGGGGAAGTCGTAGCCCGAGTGGGCGTCAACGGCCTGGAAGAGACGGAGGGTGACCCAGACGTAAACAGTGAGGATGTGGAGGTCCTTGCGCCAGAGGCAGTAGAGGAAGGGGCCCGAGATGGTGCCCTGGGCGAGAATCATGACCTCGAGGGGGTGGGCgtactcggcggcgaggccgatgGGGGCCGAGAACTCGTGGTGAAGCTTGTGGATGTTCTTGTAGAGGGGACCCCAGTGGAGGGCGCGGTGAGCCCAGTAGTGGAACATGTCCTCAaagacgaagaagaaggcgatCTGCGCAGCCATGAGCCACAGAGGCGAGAAGGGAACCTCGAACGTGGCCATGCCAAAGTAGCAGCAGATGGGGTGGAAGAGCCAGATGAGGGGAGCCTCGCAGGTGAAGtgggtgaggaggacgacctTGGTGCACTTCCAGATCTGCTCAGTCGAGACCGTCTTGTTCTGCTGGATCTTCCACTTGCGGAAGAAGGGCAGCGCGTCGATGATGAGCCAGGGGATGGCGCGGCCAAAGTAAACCACCTAGGCGAGTCAGCACCTCCTCTCACCACTCAACAACCACAactcccacccacctcgtgGAGGACAAAGCTCATGACACCAGTCGCAAGGATGGCGTTGCCCATGTAGATGTAGTAGTCGGCCCAGAGGCGCTCAAAGTAGCTGAGGCTGCTGAGGTCGATGCCGGGGTACAGCGCGTTCTGGGCAGCCGTGGCATTGGAGcggacgagctgctcggcgatgcCAGGCGCGAACTTTTGGACGTAGTCGATCGCGACGTCGTATGCGGCGGCCATGGTGAAGTGCGGTGTGGTCTACTACGAATGGGCAAGCTGTGTCTGTCTAAGAAGCAAGCGGTCTCGACGCTCTGGATATATATAAAGCACGAGATTGAGATTCGGGATGGACCGGTCGCGTCAGTGTTGGTGGTTGGATGTAAAAACAATCTTACGAcgtgcgcgtggtggtggtggtggcacaCACTGCGTACAggctcgctggctggtgcTGGGCTCACCCAAAAAAGTGGAACGATCTACGCGGCCACAGCCAGGGACGGGTGCCAcctggggtggtggtgcggtggtgggtggtaTGGACGCGCCGTGGTTTACACGGGCGGGGGAGCCCGGGCGCGCCGGCTTGACGCCAGGGCAGTCTGGCTGGTTCTGACGCGTGcggctgcgctgcgctgctgcctgGCCTGTTGCCTGGTGCCACCCCACTGAACGCACGATGGCACGATTTCTGGGGTGGAATAATTCAACGGGGAGCGGACCTAGGCCGGAGCCAGAAAGTGACACTGACACGGGAGCCTGACACACCAAACTTCAGGGAAGCCACGCGACAACCACGCGAGTGACGTGCCTTCGGCGCAACTCAACCTCGCAACAATAACAACATCTCTTATTGTATCGGGCACTTGCCGCAACTCCCTTCCTTGCCTCCCTTCCTCCCTACGCATCgtcccacacacacaatgcaGGCAATGGAGAACCCGCACGAGATCGAGCAGGCGATcctgctcgagcgcatcATCGGCAATGTAGTGGGTAGCCTGTTCTAGTACCATCTAACCCACCCGCAGGTCAAGTGCAACGAGGCCGTTGCCGAGATGAACCTCTGCATCAAGGTGGGTTGTCTGCGTGGGGCTGGCTTGGTGATACGATGCGCGTGTGAGGGTGTTACGATGCGCATGTGCGCGCTGCGAGATGCAGCGCGGCCCACGCCCGCAATGTCAcccgaggcgggcggcgtggctTGCAGcttgcgccgcgctcggccctCGCGTCATTTGGCATGGGCCACTCACTGACCGGCGTCTTCCCGCACGTACTCATGCACACTGCAGGACTTTATCGATTCGTCCACGTCGGTGCTGATCGCCGCCAAACTCGTCGACAACTACAACGACAATGCGGCATACTacctcggcaaggtcgacaaGCTGCCCGAACCGGTGTAGTCCGCCAGCGAATGGCATTGCCGCGAAtggcgcgcgctgcgtcgtcgcgcccgagACCgcccggcggtggtggtggtctgATGttcgcggcgccggccggaCGACGGCCAACTGCTCTGTCGCCATCGGCCCCATCCCCCACGACGCCACCTGATCCACAACACTGGGCTACGAGCCACGTCCTTCCCAGACCACACCGCTCTCCAAGCTACCACTTCACCTTGTcacaaccacaacacacAACCTCTACTTGTATGCATGTACCCTTGAAAGCTACCAACCCGCCATGCGGCGCCACATGAAGCCCTACGGAAGACTACTCCGAACTACCCCTCCACCCACTCCCCTCCACCTACACCTCGCTAGATCTCCTGGCCCTCGGGCACCGTGTCAAAGACATACTCGGAGATGTTGACATACTGCGCACGCGCGGGCGAGTAGACGTCGTTGTAGCCCCACTCGGGGTGGTTGACGGCGTCGATCctgggcggcgtcagcacaAAAGTGGCACACTCGGACTCACCATCCCTGTGGCTCGATAGCCATCGAGCTGTACTGCTCTGCCTTTCCGAGCTGGGtctcgacgctgccgtcgaACCCGTTACCAGAGTAGAGCTGGATCGCGGGCTGGTTTGTGTGCACGCTGAGGCGGATACCAGTCGCCTTGGACGCCAGGATAACCTGTGCCGGGCCGACGGAGGCCGAGTTCGGCGCCTCGGGCCGGTCGAACACGAAGCAGTtgtcgatgccgacgccgccctcgccgcagAATTTGgcgccctgcgcgccgtcgcgcaccaCCCGAGGAGCAGTGTAGTTGAGCGGGTGGTCGCCCGACACCGTGAGCACCTCGCCCGTGGGCACCGAGATgccgtcgacagcgacgacgcggctgCCCTGCGGCACGtgcagcacgtcgtcgagcacggtcGGGGCGAGCGTGCTCGACAGGTTGAAGTACGCGTGGGTCGTGAGCAGGAtcggcgtcgcctcgtcgagcgggagcgcggtgagcgcgacgcggaGGGTGCCCTTGGCCACAGTGTAGGTCGCGTGCACGAGCTGGCGTGAGCACTCGCTTGAGCTTGCTTTCCACTCACAACCTTGCCCGGGAACCCCTCGAACCCGTCGTCACCAAGCGCAAAGGTCACGCTAGTGTCCGTGgacgcctcgacggcccagtcgcgcgcgtcatacccgcgcacgccgccgtgcagCGCGTTCTGTCCCCCGTGGTCGTTGTTGGTGACCTGGAAGGTCTTGCCCCCGAGCGAGAAGCGGCCGTGGGCCATGCGGTTCGCGTACCGGCCCACCACGGCGCCAAAGTACGCGTTGCCCTTCTCGGCGTGGTACTGCGCCGGGTCGGCGTACCCCTCGTTCACCTCGCGCCAGGCGCCAGTGCGGTCCGGCACGCGGAGggagacgaggcgcgcgccgtacgGGATGAAGCTCGCCTCGATGCCCTCCGCCTTGATGGTGATGACCTTGagcccggcggcggagcgcggcgcagcagagGAGGCGGACAGAGCAGCGAACGACATGGTGcagtgggtgtgggggtttgggagagagagagagagatgagGACCCCCACACGGCCGCTTTATCGGTTTGGCAGCGCGGGCGATATGGCCGGTTGCGgcgtcaccaccgccgggcCGGCGTTGAGCGCCGAGACCGGCCCGGGGGATACACGGCGCATTTGCGGCGTGTTGTCGAGGCCTGCCttggcgcgacgcggcgcggcgctgtgaCTGCGGGTGTGTGTCACTGCATGCGACGAATCGAACATAGATGTTGTTTCTGGACATCTCTGCAGACATGGCGAGGTGTGCATCAAGTTAGTTCAACCTGACGACTGCTGGCAACGATGAGACACACCGCAAGCCACACCGGTCTCGACAATCTCAACACCGACacttggcgccggcgtagCGGGTATGCTACGCGACGGCGATACGCAAGCACCGACACGGCGCTGACAACTAACGGCTAGAGAAGTGCCCACACGCACGCCGTATGCTGTGCTCACGGCGATATCAATgccccaccgccgctccGGCCATCCACGGCCAACTGACGCAGATCTCGGCGTTGACAAGGTTGGCGCTTTGGCCGCGCATCAGCCACAAGACCTATTGTAGCTTACTCACGTTGGCATTGTTCGAAGCAGCGTGCGGGTAGCAAAGGACCCCAGCACATCCTACCTGACATCGCAGAGCCGTTGACGGGGATGACGATGCAGTCGTCTCGTTTACCATCGCGCTCACTTCACTAACGCCGGCCGACCATGCGCttccctctcctcctcctcctcgctcccctcctcctcgcggcgcacgcagCCGCCCTGTCCGCCGCCAAGCAGTTCAgcctcgaccccgacacGACAGCGTCCAGTATGCCTCGGCACCCCACGTCCTCGCTGACTGACTCCCAGCGCCGTTCCTCCAGTGCCACGGCGGCATCACCAAGGCCGTCAACCTCCCTGGGCGAGACACCAACTTCCCCGAGGCGATCACGCTGAACTGCAAgttcaaggtgggtggggtggtggggctgGCCGCGAGTCGAGTCGGGCTTGGCTAGGGCTGGTTgccccgctcacgccccagacCTGGAACACACTCATGGCCTCGTGCCTCCTCCGCGCGTGCGTCTCGGCCCCCGACCTCGCCTACGCGGTAGAGTATGGCTAGTCGTTCTGCCGCCGTGCCGGGGTCCCTGGCGTCGAGTTCACCTTCCCCCAGTGGTTCCTCGAGAGCGACGGGGGCGCGTATTACCTGTGCGTGGGATAGGGGGTAGCATCGCTGACAGCAGGgcgtcgctcgagtcgagcgccgcggggAGACCTGgcgtcgctgcggcggcggcgctcgctggtgttgtcgtcgctgcgttCATTCAGTGATCATGAGCCAAAGGTGGGCGGGCACTCGTGTCTCGGATTCGGAGAGAACGTGTCCATGCACTGTATCATATGAGCACACCGCCGGCTACTTACTCGCTACCTTGTCCTC
Encoded here:
- the erg25 gene encoding Methylsterol monooxygenase, giving the protein MAAAYDVAIDYVQKFAPGIAEQLVRSNATAAQNALYPGIDLSSLSYFERLWADYYIYMGNAILATGVMSFVLHEVVYFGRAIPWLIIDALPFFRKWKIQQNKTVSTEQIWKCTKVVLLTHFTCEAPLIWLFHPICCYFGMATFEVPFSPLWLMAAQIAFFFVFEDMFHYWAHRALHWGPLYKNIHKLHHEFSAPIGLAAEYAHPLEVMILAQGTISGPFLYCLWRKDLHILTVYVWVTLRLFQAVDAHSGYDFPWSLRHFLPFWAGADHHDFHHMAFVNCFSTSFRWWDYSLGTDAKYHAYKERMAKAKAAERAAVEQAENARIEQEGVAAERVVLSYGKGKKQ
- the dad4 gene encoding DASH complex subunit dad4 translates to MQAMENPHEIEQAILLERIIGNVVKCNEAVAEMNLCIKDFIDSSTSVLIAAKLVDNYNDNAAYYLGKVDKLPEPV
- the ARB_05372 gene encoding putative aldose 1-epimerase, which translates into the protein MSFAALSASSAAPRSAAGLKVITIKAEGIEASFIPYGARLVSLRVPDRTGAWREVNEGYADPAQYHAEKGNAYFGAVVGRYANRMAHGRFSLGGKTFQVTNNDHGGQNALHGGVRGYDARDWAVEASTDTSVTFALGDDGFEGFPGKVLVHATYTVAKGTLRVALTALPLDEATPILLTTHAYFNLSSTLAPTVLDDVLHVPQGSRVVAVDGISVPTGEVLTVSGDHPLNYTAPRVVRDGAQGAKFCGEGGVGIDNCFVFDRPEAPNSASVGPAQVILASKATGIRLSVHTNQPAIQLYSGNGFDGSVETQLGKAEQYSSMAIEPQGWIDAVNHPEWGYNDVYSPARAQYVNISEYVFDTVPEGQEI